DNA from Anser cygnoides isolate HZ-2024a breed goose chromosome 32, Taihu_goose_T2T_genome, whole genome shotgun sequence:
caatattgtattatttcatcttctattactaacagaGGGACTCAGCTACTTGGTTTTTCTGGTCGATTCCTTTCCTTGCACAGGCACGGGTACCGCCCAGGGGAGTTGGGTCccggtgtcccagcactgccagATCCCTGGTGCCGTGGGCAGGCCCCGAGCCCCCGTGAcacccctctcctttccctctcccctcccctttcatCTCTCTGCAGCACGGTGAGGGCGTTGGTGCCAAAGAGACTCCTCAGCAGCGGTACCAGCGGCTGCAGCACGAGGTGCAGGAGCTGGTCCGGGAGGTGGAGCAGATCCAGGTGAGCACCACCCCTGCCGTTTGGCACCTGCGGGCAGATCGTCCCCGGGGGCTGACACTGCTGCCTGTCCCCCCCTGCACAGAGCGCGGTGAAGGAGTCGGCGGCCGAGGAGGAGCTGACGCCCATGGCCTTGGCCAGGCAGGTGGAGGgcctgaagcagcagctggtcTCCAGCCacctggagaagctgctgggCCCTGCCGCAGCCATCGACTTCGCAGACCCCGAAGGCGCGCTGGCCAAGTGAGTGTGGGCTCGTGGCCGCAGCTTGGGAagcggggggcagcagggggaggaTGCCAGCATCCCCGCGCGGCGGTACCAGGGCAGCGTGCCCACCTTTTCCCCTTGCCCAGGCGCCtgttgcagcagctggaggtggcgAAGTGCAAGAAGACAGCGGCAGGGAAGAGCCCCGCCAAGGCGCCAGCCCCCACCGGAGACACGCTCACCTTTGAGCTGTACTGGAGGCCAGAGCAGGACCAGTTCTCCCAGGCTGCCAAGGTGAGCGTGAGGAGGGGGAGTCACAGTGTTTGACCCCAAAATGGGCTGTCCTGCCCTCTCAGCTCTCGTTTCCCTCGTTTCCAGATTGCGGAGCTGGAGAAGCGGCTGGCACAGCTGGAGGCGATGGTGCGGTACGAGCCTGACAGCCAGGTAAGGAGCCaggagctccagccctgccGCTCCCCTGCCCTCCATCCTGCCCCACTGATGTGATTTTCCTCCCCACAGAACCCGCTGTTGGTCGGGCTGAAGGGGACCAGCCTCGTGGTGAGTCCTAGAATCCTAGAATagcctgagttggaagggacccatgaaGACCCTTGGGTcgaactcctggctccacactaAGAATTAAACCATAaatctgagagcgttgtccaaatgcttctcaaACACCAGCAGGCTTGAGGCCATGACCCCCTGCTTGGGGAGCCTGCTCCACTGctcgaccaccctctcagtgaagattttctgtcctaatacccagcctgaacttcccctggtgcagctttaaGCCGTTCCCTCATGCCCAGGCACCCCATACACACCCTGTTCTCCTTCCCCAGGAGACCGTGCAGATCCTCCAAGCCAAAGTGAACATCCTGGACGTGGCTGTGCTGGACCAAGTGGAGGCCCGGCTGCAGGTGAGGGCCTGAGGCGGAGGGAGGTGGGGATGagtcccgcagcccccagccagcacTGGGCCCGCTGGCCCCACCAGAGGATGGCATGGGGCCATGGGAGGGCACCCGCAGAGGCTATGAAATTGGGGTGGACCCTGCTGGATTTGGGGTGTCACATCCCCTTACGCCCTCCTTTCTTGCTTTCCGCCCCTTGCCCCAGATCCACCAGGTCTATGAGATGATGCAGCGCTGGGACCCCGTGGCCAGCAGCCTGCCCGATGTAGTGCAGCGACTGCTGACCCTCAGGGACCCGCACGAGCAAGGTGAGGGGCAAGGAATGGGGATGCTGGGGACAGTGGCGTGGCGTGACAAGGGAGATACTGGGGTCTGGGGGCCCTCCAGTGCTGAGTTTTCACCTCCTTCCCAGCCACACAGTTTGGGCAGGTCCTTGTGCACCTGGACACCACGCAGCAGGAGATAGCTGGTGCTCTCAAGGACAACaccgtgctgctggcagaggtgaGTCTCAGCAGCAtgtgctggggtgggaggggtcccCATCCTGTCCGCCCTGCTCAATCCCTTCCCCACTGACCCCCCTGCAGGTCCAGAAGACGATGAAGGAAAACCTGGCCATTGTAGAGGACAACTTTGCTGACATAGAAGCCCGCATCAAGCGGCTGCAAAAGTGAGAGCACCCTGGAGCACCTCCCTGAGCATCtgcattcccccccccccccgacattGTGATCCCCTGGGAATCACTCCCTCTGCCTGCAAGTAGCAGTCCCTGTTTGTGTATAGCTGGCCGTGCTCCCCTGCGCAGAACGGGGCTGTGGAGgggcccttcccagccccccattagcacccaggggtgggtcACTGCTCCCCCAACCTGGATTTACCCCAATAAATGTCCTGGTTCAAAGCGTGTCCGTGCTGGCCTCTCCTTCGGGCTGCGGGACacgagcagggcccagctgggctgtttgaaatgcagctTCTACTGCGCATGCAAGCCCTCCAAGCACCCCCAGCGTAGCTCCAGCTACACTTTTCTTAcgcttttttttagtttaaaaccattagcCCTTGTCCTAccagtgaagaaatatttctcctcAACACCTGCAGTACGTTGAAGACATCGTCGTGTGGGGCAACACAGGAGAGGATGCTTttgagaaaggggagaaaataataCAGCTTTGGACGGCTGCTTTCGTCCTGTTAAACAGAGTAAGGTGAAAGGATGGGtgctggaaatgcatttttttacgCATAAATTGGCAAGATGGATGTCATCAGGTCCCCATGGATGCGATCCATGGGGATCCAAGAAGCTGTGGACTTGCCAGCTAGCAAATGCTAACGGCTGTATAATGCCTGCATGGGTTAACAAcccttcacctccctcctctgcGCCCCTTGAGCTGAGGCTGTCGGGGTGTGTCCGGGCGGGGACATACCATATAAGGTCATATGGCGTCATCCCTCCTTTATGACGTCATCCCTCCTTTATGACGTCATCACCCGGACACTATATAAGGCCGCGCTCGCCCAGGCCGGGCCAGTGGCAGAGgcgacctctgctgctgcgcggtgctgggagccggtgtctgctgagggctcagaggctgctgtccctcagaggCCCAGGCCGTGCGATCGCTGGTGGCTATTGCTGGCAGCGTTTGGTGAAACCGTCGATTTCGCATTCCTTAAGCCATGATCCGGGGTGGTGTGGGCCAGGGGCCCGTGGCGCACAGTCACCCCTCATCCCGTCGGGGCCCAGCGCGACCCCCCAGcaggcctgtgcagcaggaggagcacaggcaggagctggaggcgctgcgggcccagctggaggcgctgcgggcccagctggaggcagtgcgggcccagctggaggccaagCGTCTCCgctcccaggagctgcagcgccGCTTTGCTGATGAAGCCCGTGAGATGAAGaagagggcagaggagcagcggCAGCTCCTGGCCAAGCAGCTACGCTCCAAATGCGAGCAGGAGCGggcgcgggagctgcagcggctgtgggagcagatccagaagcagcaggcagcggaGATCCGTCAGCTGCTGTGTGAGGGGAACACCAAGTGGTGCcaggctcagcagctgctccagcagcagtgggaCGAGGCCGTCCGCCAGGTGCGGGACCTGCAGCGGCAGCTGTTCAAGGTGCCCGTGAACCGTGGCCGGAGCGGCGGCAGCGAGGCCCGCGGCAAGCAGCAGGACGTcaacaggcagctctgctggcggGCAGATAGCAAGCAGGCCGCCCAAATCCTGGACCtccaggagaagctgcagctgcgGAGGAAACTCCCCTCTCAGTACATCccggagaaggctgaggggggggCGCCTGCCTCCCACAACGGGGACAGGGCCGCGGCCCAGCACCGCCTGCAGAGTCTCCTGGGCACAGGAGCCACCAGGCCCGGCTCTTCGAAGAGCTCCGGTGCatctggtgctggtggtggagaAGGGCAGCGGACAACCTGCTCGAGCTCAGAAGACGCTCACCTGCGGGgtgaagggcagagcagcaggaaatcTGTCAGAGACATTGGGGTTCAGGTCCCAGAGCAGCAAGAGGCCTGTCCACCTGGCAGCGGAGACAGCCCGTtcctggagcagcagaaagcGCAGCTGCAGAATGCCCTGAAGGACCTGGCCAGGCAATGGATGGTCCTTCAAGAGGAGACCTGCTTCCTGAAGAACGAGAGCTCCCTGGTGGAAGCGAGGGAGAAGGCGGGGAGGCTCAAGCAGGAGCTTGGTATGCTGGGCCTCCTTACCAAGAATCTGACAGAAAAAACCAGGAAGCTGAAAGAGCTTGCTGCAAAGtctggaaagactgctgcaaagacGGAGCAGGtcgaccagcagcagagagggcaATTGGAAACCGAGGCTGGGAAAAAActtcagctgcaaaagaaaCTGGATCAGGAACGTTCAAGGCTGAAGAACAGGtacgaggagctgaaagtgTGTCTGacagagatgagaaatgaaaaagccaGACGCGCGCAGGAAACTTCTCAGCTCCGCAGGCAGAAGGAGAGGATAGAGGAGATTCAATCCGAAAACGCTGCTCTGAAGCAGAAACTCGTGCAAGCGACAGAGCAGCGAAATGCTGCCGTTGGAGCAGCCAAACGTCTTCAAACGCTCCTGAAGGATCTCGACTGCAAATTGAAAGCCATGAGTCAACCGGCAGAAAGGAcgcaacaacagcagcaggaccaCGAGGAAACAAAGctaatgctgcagaaaaaagaagaggaagttAAGCATTGGCagagggcttgggcagagcTCAGAAGGACACGTGAGGAAGAGCTGCAAGCCTCTCGAGTGCAGCTGAGAGAATCAGAGCAGCAGTATCAGCACCAATGTCAacaatgggagctgctctctcagcaacttgagcaagagaaaagaaaaaaatccagccctATCGTCTCAGAACTACCCCAGGCAATGACAcctcccacagcacaggcctatGCAGAGCAGTCCCATGACCTCTGCAGCCATGAAGACAGCTCTGATGCTTCTGAGAAGGCAGCCAAAATCCTGGGATTCTACACAAGCAGCTCGGCATCTGATGCCACACGCGACGGTCCTGGGTGCTGCACTGTTTCAGATGAGGGCTCTGTAGGTGGGAACGGAGAGtcaggagcagagcatgtgtCCTTCGTCCCGCAGTCCCTGGGACAAGAATCACCAAAACTTCAAAGACTTGTAGCTCAACAGGGCCACCATCCTGTTGAGGGTCCTAATGAGCGCCCCGAAGCAGAGCTTCCTCATGCTCGGGGAGAATACGTTCACGTCTCTGGAGACGTGGACGAGCATGACGGGTCTGTGAGGGAGCGGAAGGCTGTCGGAAGACGACTTTTCTCCTCTACTTCGACAGAAGTTTCAgacagcagccaggtgacaagttCAGAGCTGTTATCCCCTGCAAGACAGTGATATCGAAATAAGTTCTTGcagcagaaggggaaggaagaaacagagacaGAATAAATCTTTTTGACCAAGGAATTTGTgtctgtgtggtggttttacttgggtgggcggTCGAGTTCCACctcagccgctctctcactccccctcctcaaagagaaagggggggaaaatacgacacaaagggctcaagggttgagataaggaggGGGAGATCGCTCAAAAATTATCGTGACgggtaaaacagactcagagtggGGAGagagtaagatttattgcctattgctaacaaggtagggaagtgagaaacaaaggaaagaaaccaaaaacaccttccccccaccccccacactAACATGAAACTGGGCCTCCATACACGTCGTGGTTGGTGGGGAGACGGACATTTCCCTAAGGAGAgctccccccttctccctccccttccatggcttttattgctgagcgttACGTGGTCATATGGACTATCCCTTTGGTCTTTTGGGGTCAGCCGCCCCGGCGATGCCCCCTCCGCACCTCTTGCCCATGGTGGTGGGCAAGCcactggatttggggctggggggtggcagagggagggcgctgtgggagtcctggtgctgtgccagcgccgctcagcagtagacaaaacacatcGGTGCAATAGCAAGTCAGTTGTAGCCTAGCTACAAGTACAGAGCACAGCgctgtatgggctgctgtggggaaggctGAGGCCATcccaggcagaggcagcccaCCAAACCCACCGTGGTGGGGACGGGATGACCAGGCAGGATCTAGAGGGGTGGCTGGATCCCAACCGAAACAGTCGCCCGGGGGCtgggaaggatggggaaggtgctgggtgGTGCGGTGGGAGCTCCTACGCTCACCCACCTCGGAGGAGCTCGGAGGGACGGTGGCGTCGGGGGGAGTCCTGCCGGGCCCCTCGCAGGGACCACCCGCCCAAAGACCCCGGCCACGCAAGTCCACGAGCAGGGAGGTGAAGGTGGAGGGGTTCAGAGGGGGTCACCCACGGCCTCGCACCCCGGGACGGCGGCAACCCACGGGTGCAGCCTTTGCGTGCCCGGAGCACCGGGGCAGAGCCGGCGGCACAGCAGCTCCGGAGCCATCCCCGGCGCCGGTTCCTGGAGTGGGAACCGAGCTTCAAAGGGCTCGGGGCAGCCGCATCGGTCCGCCCCCACCCATGCCAGCTGCCCACGGGTGTCCCGGGCTCCTCGCATGACCGCAGCACGGCCGGGCTCGGCACCGGGCTCGGCACCAGGCTCGGCACCGGGCTGCCGCCGGCTTTGCCCGGGCAGAGCAGGGCGGAacgcgggggctgcccccacgCATGACTCCCGGCCCCCTGTGGGGGCAGCTCCCAGCGCCGGGGAAGAGGGGCCCCGCACCCCACGGGGGGTGCTCTCTGGGTGGGCTCCCCCCTACCTGGGGACCCCAGGGAGCGCGGTctcgggggctggggggcggaCCCTGGCCCCACGCGTGACCACCGCCCCCCGTGGGACGGGAGCCCTACGGATGGGGACAGCCCACGGGGACCGGACCCATGCGGGGGTCGCTGCCTCAGCCCCCCCTGCAGCGGGGGCGCCTCCCACGGCCCCTGCACCCACGCGGGACCCCGGCCCCCCtcgagccccagccccacgcgcTACGGGGAGCCCCCGTACCTGGATTTACCCCAGGAAATGTCCTGGTTCAAAGCGTGTCCGTGCTGGCCTCTCCTGCGGGAGGTGGCCGGTAGCGGGGCAGGCGCGCTCTGCCGCGGAGCGGGGGATCGAGGCGGGCAGGGCTTTTCTGCGGCGTCGAGGCCACCcgaagcagccgagggagccgcTGGGACCCGGCAGTCatcgcgagggaggctgacgaggcgtcggcggagccagcagcgtcccctccccggcctccctcgcgacggggagggagcggggcgagGCGCGGCCGTTGGCGCGGGCAGGTTGCGCTCGGGCAGGGCAGAGCGTTCCGCCGCGCTCCCGGGAACAGCTCAGCTACCGGCCGCCTACCTACGGGTAAACCGCCACAGTCATCACGAGGCGGAGAGCTCTTTTCAGACGCTCTGCGGCCGCCCAGACTGAGCGCCCGCTCGAACACGCGGCGCTTCAGGCCTCCGGGTGCCCGCAGGGCCTGGGCCTGTTGCCGCCCTCCGAGGGCGGCGGAGACGCCGTGTGCGTGAGGTGCGGGGGCCATGGGAGGCGCCCCCgctgtgggggg
Protein-coding regions in this window:
- the LOC136787953 gene encoding dynactin subunit 2-like produces the protein MALARQVEGLKQQLVSSHLEKLLGPAAAIDFADPEGALAKRLLQQLEVAKCKKTAAGKSPAKAPAPTGDTLTFELYWRPEQDQFSQAAKIAELEKRLAQLEAMVRYEPDSQNPLLVGLKGTSLVETVQILQAKVNILDVAVLDQVEARLQSVLAKVNEIAKHKAVVQDADTQSKIHQVYEMMQRWDPVASSLPDVVQRLLTLRDPHEQATQFGQVLVHLDTTQQEIAGALKDNTVLLAEVQKTMKENLAIVEDNFADIEARIKRLQK
- the LOC136787954 gene encoding dynactin subunit 2-like; protein product: MGPWEGTRRGYEIGVDPAGFGVSHPLTPSFLAFRPLPQIHQVYEMMQRWDPVASSLPDVVQRLLTLRDPHEQATQFGQVLVHLDTTQQEIAGALKDNTVLLAEVQKTMKENLAIVEDNFADIEARIKRLQK